The DNA segment TCTGCTGCCGAAACGAAATTACCACTATCGACCACTGCAACAAAGGCCTGCATGGCTTTCATGACATCAATCATCGTTCATCTCCATTGTTACATATTATGTAATGATAACTTTCATTTCATGCGCTTTTTATCTTAATTATTGCCACTAATATAAGCAACAAGGTCATCCACTGGCGATGACATCCAAACTAAATAACAACGATGAGGTACATATGAACATTACTGTAATTGGCTCCGGCAACATGGGTTCGGCTTTCGTGAAACAACTGACACAAACTGGGCATGACGTGTTTATCACCAGCCGTAATGCAGCAAAAGCACAAGAGTTAGCAGCAACCTACGGCGCTACCGTAGTAAACGCGGATGTTGCCGCCAAAGCCGATGTGTTGGTATTGGCAACCAGTTTCGATGATGCCGTGCCTGCGCTGGCAGCGCTCGGTGATCTCAGTGGCAAAACCGTGATTGATATTACCAACCCTCTCACCGCCGATTACATGGGGCTTACCATTGGCCATAGCACCTCTGCTGCTGAGCAGATTGCTGCTGCGTACCCCGGCATCAAAGTGGTAAAAGCCTTTAACACCTTATTTGCACAAGTGTTAGGTGCTGGTGCTGATTTTGGTAATGGCCAAACAGCCAGTGTATTTGTGGCTGCTGACGATGTGGCTGCCAAACAAACGGTACAAACATTGGCAACTGGGCTGGGTTTTAACGTGGTTGATGCCGGCCCATTGAAAAATGCCCGTTATCTGGAGCCATTGGCTGGCCTGAATATTTACTTTGGTTATGGCGCCGGCTTAGGTACAAACATTGCGCCAACTTGGTTACATAAGGCGTAAACCTCGATTTTTCAAACATGACAAACATTATCTAATTGATTGGAGAACCACGATGAAAACTCAATTGACTCATGTTGCTTTAGCGTTAGTACTGGCAACCTCAGCCACTGCGGCATTCGCAGAATCCAAAACGACCACTGCGGCGGACCGTGCAGAAATTGATGCATTGAAAGTGCAAGTAAATGCCATTGCGAAAACACGACATACCGAAAAAGCGCATTTAGCTAATTTTGATGATTTGGATTTCAACGTCTACAGCGGCCAGAAATGGGATCAACTGGGCAAAAGCCATGCAAAAGACATCACTGTGCACTACCCGGATGGTCATACCACGAAAGGTCTGGATAAACACATTGAAGAGCTGAAACCGATGTTTGTGTTTGCGCCGAATACCAAAATTACCGAGCATCCTATTCGTATCGCATCTGGTGAATGGACTGCTGTTTCCGGTTCTGTTGATGGCACTTTCTCACAACCGATGCCGATTGGTGACGGCAAAACAATTGCTCCAACGGGTAAGAGTTTCAAATTAGGCATGGTGACTATCGGTCACTGGAACAAACAAGGCGTGATGGATGAAGAGTGGTTGATGTGGGATAACCAATCATTCATGAAACAGATCGGGTTGGCACAGTAATTTGCCAAGAAAAATAAAGTGGTCAATAGAGTCCGCTTTATTTTTCTTTTTTAGTTACAAGAGTTCCGTTAATTGTTGAAACTTTCAACGTTGTAGAGCATCGCATTCATTTGTTCGATTTCATTTATCGGCACTATGACCCGAAACTGCCGGATAATTTATTGTGAACACCGATAACAACACCCAAGGCTTTGTATTGTATAGAATCACATCTGAATTTTGCTCCTTTTGATGGATTGGCTAAATTTTTACGGATGAAAATATACTCATTATAAGCACACCAGCAAATATTAAACCGATACCAAACAGAGTCGGAATGTTTAATTTTTCGCCAAAAAAATGCCATCCAACCAAAGTGATCAATGACATGCCCATCCCAGACCA comes from the uncultured Tolumonas sp. genome and includes:
- a CDS encoding NAD(P)-binding domain-containing protein is translated as MNITVIGSGNMGSAFVKQLTQTGHDVFITSRNAAKAQELAATYGATVVNADVAAKADVLVLATSFDDAVPALAALGDLSGKTVIDITNPLTADYMGLTIGHSTSAAEQIAAAYPGIKVVKAFNTLFAQVLGAGADFGNGQTASVFVAADDVAAKQTVQTLATGLGFNVVDAGPLKNARYLEPLAGLNIYFGYGAGLGTNIAPTWLHKA
- a CDS encoding ester cyclase; amino-acid sequence: MKTQLTHVALALVLATSATAAFAESKTTTAADRAEIDALKVQVNAIAKTRHTEKAHLANFDDLDFNVYSGQKWDQLGKSHAKDITVHYPDGHTTKGLDKHIEELKPMFVFAPNTKITEHPIRIASGEWTAVSGSVDGTFSQPMPIGDGKTIAPTGKSFKLGMVTIGHWNKQGVMDEEWLMWDNQSFMKQIGLAQ